A window of Actinobacillus suis ATCC 33415 contains these coding sequences:
- a CDS encoding DUF6803 family protein produces MVPTITEWRGWVDIASIASLLLATFPIFIILLMELKVIHKNLVDSAKIKLHAVYLVIFLFVSHFAMIFGMADPISAGYQPTTPAMTHSMQMDAKQITEMHNQMMTGEITPEEMMKMHQEMNPNMNMPNTQGGHSEHHK; encoded by the coding sequence ATCGTACCGACTATTACTGAATGGCGTGGTTGGGTAGATATCGCATCAATTGCATCACTATTATTAGCTACCTTTCCTATTTTTATTATTTTACTCATGGAATTAAAAGTTATTCATAAAAATCTCGTGGATAGTGCAAAAATTAAATTACATGCGGTTTATCTTGTGATTTTCTTATTTGTGAGTCACTTTGCTATGATCTTTGGCATGGCAGATCCTATTTCAGCAGGCTATCAACCCACTACACCAGCAATGACTCATTCAATGCAAATGGATGCTAAACAAATAACAGAAATGCACAACCAAATGATGACGGGCGAAATAACGCCTGAAGAAATGATGAAGATGCATCAAGAAATGAACCCTAATATGAATATGCCGAATACTCAAGGTGGTCATTCAGAACATCATAAATAA
- a CDS encoding PilL N-terminal domain-containing protein, translated as MNKQLSLTALLALILSGCVAKNTSETEITPLPEFPNIQATNTHLKPIPPEPEARIVQNDIYQYYTPSNTEVIRDGRYTLVNISPEDGQKFLLEQVVSINILPKNKRNLNKSVEQGLRSTLQHTGLDLCYASGMNVDHNVGTLFSRPLPKVHYQFGPMKLYEALQMIAGPGYEMTLNEVTRTVCFKTRISPVDHQKKPLEEVTSTTTTEIIEDK; from the coding sequence ATGAATAAACAACTATCGCTGACCGCACTCTTAGCTTTGATCTTAAGTGGCTGTGTCGCTAAAAACACTTCTGAAACAGAAATTACCCCCCTTCCTGAGTTTCCAAATATTCAGGCTACAAATACCCACTTAAAACCGATACCTCCTGAGCCAGAAGCTAGAATTGTTCAGAATGATATTTATCAATATTACACACCGTCTAACACAGAAGTAATTCGTGATGGTCGTTATACGCTTGTGAATATCTCACCGGAAGATGGACAGAAATTCTTATTAGAACAAGTTGTCTCAATCAATATTCTTCCGAAGAATAAAAGAAATCTAAATAAAAGTGTTGAACAAGGTTTACGTAGTACATTACAGCATACCGGACTTGACTTATGTTATGCATCTGGAATGAATGTAGATCATAATGTTGGTACTCTTTTCTCCCGTCCGCTACCTAAAGTACATTATCAATTTGGCCCGATGAAACTCTATGAAGCCCTTCAAATGATTGCAGGCCCAGGTTATGAAATGACCTTGAATGAAGTTACTCGGACAGTATGCTTTAAAACTCGAATTTCTCCAGTCGATCATCAGAAAAAACCTCTCGAAGAAGTTACTTCGACCACAACTACAGAAATTATTGAGGATAAATAA
- a CDS encoding DNA topoisomerase III encodes MKLFLCEKPSQGNDIAKVLDATTRGDGCLFTADKQICVTWGIGHLVEQFQPEEYDPSFKRWSFETLPIIPGEWKLSPKKETKKQYNIVMALIKKASSIVISTDADREGEMIARELLDIAKFNGQVLRLWLSALDDTSIRKALSVLKSGKETEPLYYTGIGRSRSDWLIGMNFSRLFTLLAQQQGYQGPPLSVGRVQSPTLAMVVNRDREIANFIPKSHFALIIQLQTQQNQSFLAKYIVPENYLDTDGLCLNGQFIQQISADIQRLQAATVTSVETKRDKNAAPLLFALSDLQSECNRLFGMGAQQVLDIAQSLYEKHKATTYPRTDCGYLPESQFTEVPRVLSSIVKANPNWQKIVPLLNLSQKSRAWNDKKITAHHGIIPTMSTVNLNAMNESELKVYDLICRRYLAQFLPFFEVDKTVIHLQSGQHLLLAKGNHVITAGWKVLFGNTDESEYDNDNQGLPALNTNQVCQIISSEVKALKTTPPSHYTEGTLLSAMKNAARFVTDERLKQRLRETEGLGTEATRAGLIQGLIDKGFLKKKGKQILATEQANALIDSLPDLLKNPGLTALWEQALNQIAEGSMTLLDFMKKQEDFIRMLMNNCLKQGINLGKIEIRKCPLCGKPMRKIQHTKGTFWGCSGYPECQHKEPDKKSATSSKSKKSSSVNVTEQIANLRSLIK; translated from the coding sequence ATGAAACTCTTTCTTTGTGAAAAACCCTCTCAAGGTAATGATATTGCTAAAGTACTCGATGCAACTACACGTGGTGACGGCTGCTTATTTACTGCTGATAAACAAATCTGCGTGACTTGGGGGATAGGTCATTTAGTAGAACAATTCCAGCCTGAAGAATATGACCCCTCTTTCAAACGTTGGTCATTTGAAACCCTACCTATTATTCCGGGTGAGTGGAAGTTATCACCTAAGAAAGAAACAAAAAAACAATATAATATCGTTATGGCTTTGATCAAAAAAGCAAGTTCAATAGTTATTTCTACAGATGCTGATCGTGAAGGCGAAATGATAGCAAGAGAATTACTTGATATTGCAAAATTTAACGGACAAGTATTGCGTTTATGGTTATCGGCATTGGATGATACTAGTATTCGTAAAGCATTATCGGTACTGAAATCAGGAAAAGAGACGGAACCATTATATTATACTGGGATTGGTCGTAGTCGTTCTGACTGGCTTATTGGCATGAATTTTTCGCGTCTATTTACGTTATTAGCACAGCAGCAAGGTTATCAAGGTCCCCCTTTAAGCGTGGGGCGAGTGCAAAGCCCAACTCTTGCAATGGTTGTAAACCGAGATCGCGAAATTGCAAATTTTATTCCTAAATCACATTTTGCATTAATAATACAGTTACAGACGCAACAAAATCAGTCTTTCCTAGCAAAATATATTGTCCCAGAAAATTATTTAGACACTGATGGACTTTGTTTAAATGGACAGTTTATACAACAAATTAGTGCTGATATTCAACGTCTCCAAGCTGCTACAGTAACATCCGTAGAGACAAAGCGTGATAAAAATGCAGCGCCGCTATTATTTGCTTTAAGTGATTTACAATCAGAATGTAACCGTTTATTTGGTATGGGAGCACAACAGGTTTTAGATATTGCTCAGTCACTATATGAAAAGCATAAAGCAACAACCTATCCTAGAACTGATTGCGGTTATTTACCTGAATCTCAATTTACAGAAGTACCTCGGGTTTTATCCAGTATAGTGAAAGCGAATCCCAATTGGCAAAAAATTGTTCCTCTCTTAAACTTATCTCAAAAATCACGAGCATGGAATGATAAAAAAATTACCGCTCACCACGGTATTATTCCAACGATGAGCACAGTGAATTTAAACGCAATGAATGAAAGTGAACTAAAAGTGTATGATTTAATTTGTCGTCGTTATTTAGCACAATTTTTGCCATTCTTTGAAGTGGATAAAACAGTTATTCACTTGCAAAGTGGACAACATTTATTGCTAGCTAAAGGAAATCATGTGATTACAGCAGGTTGGAAAGTTTTATTTGGAAATACAGATGAATCTGAGTATGACAACGATAACCAAGGACTTCCAGCATTAAATACAAATCAAGTTTGCCAAATTATATCAAGCGAAGTTAAAGCCTTAAAAACCACGCCTCCGTCACATTATACAGAAGGTACATTATTGAGTGCGATGAAAAATGCAGCGCGGTTTGTTACAGATGAACGACTAAAACAACGTTTACGAGAAACCGAAGGTCTAGGTACAGAAGCAACTCGTGCCGGCCTTATTCAAGGTCTTATTGATAAAGGCTTCCTGAAAAAGAAAGGGAAGCAAATTCTAGCCACAGAACAGGCAAATGCTTTAATTGATAGTTTGCCTGATTTATTGAAAAATCCGGGACTTACTGCGCTTTGGGAACAAGCACTTAATCAAATTGCAGAAGGTTCAATGACACTTTTAGATTTTATGAAGAAACAAGAAGACTTTATTCGTATGTTGATGAATAATTGTCTCAAACAAGGAATAAATCTGGGTAAGATTGAAATTCGAAAATGCCCACTTTGTGGTAAGCCAATGCGAAAAATTCAGCATACTAAGGGGACTTTTTGGGGATGTTCAGGTTATCCTGAATGTCAGCACAAAGAACCAGATAAAAAATCAGCAACATCCTCAAAATCGAAGAAATCATCTTCGGTCAATGTAACTGAACAAATTGCTAATTTGCGTAGTCTCATTAAGTAA
- a CDS encoding integrating conjugative element protein, giving the protein MKKVIFMLITLGLSFNVLAENIVIADYGGESTVRFYESLQPEHDQNAPHYPNALPSSVSEFDILPVVSHKLTPGKVENKAFDLAGIQPIFLIGTDNLSRYWITDNYQKLMQLNATGLVVNVDTQQELIALRNIAPELRLLPVSGDDLAERIPLSHYPALITETGVSQ; this is encoded by the coding sequence ATGAAAAAAGTGATATTTATGCTTATTACGTTAGGATTGTCTTTTAATGTTTTAGCTGAAAATATTGTGATTGCAGATTACGGTGGGGAAAGTACAGTACGTTTTTACGAATCACTACAACCGGAACATGATCAAAATGCGCCCCATTACCCTAATGCACTTCCTTCTAGCGTTTCTGAATTCGATATACTTCCGGTTGTGTCACATAAATTAACACCAGGTAAAGTTGAAAATAAAGCCTTTGATTTAGCAGGTATTCAGCCAATTTTTCTTATTGGCACAGATAACTTATCTCGATACTGGATAACAGATAATTATCAAAAATTAATGCAATTGAATGCCACAGGGTTAGTTGTTAATGTGGATACTCAGCAAGAATTAATTGCCTTACGGAATATTGCTCCTGAATTACGCTTATTACCCGTATCCGGTGATGATTTAGCCGAACGAATTCCTTTATCTCATTACCCCGCATTAATTACAGAAACAGGAGTATCTCAATAA
- a CDS encoding STY4534 family ICE replication protein, with product MTTQTSTQQANNYFDLHTHGLGYLSRIRDVDPKKGNSFIACQIAALAGSSDKPEYRYFDVNVVGHEAERLIKKCENAVNAKKKVLISFVIADLWTDIFTYSTDSKFHKKGDTGVSLKGRLIRIKMIKIDGELKYQEQPKQNKQETFDAE from the coding sequence ATGACTACTCAAACTTCTACTCAACAAGCAAATAACTATTTCGATCTTCATACTCATGGCTTAGGCTATTTAAGCCGTATTCGTGATGTTGATCCGAAGAAAGGAAATTCATTTATCGCTTGTCAAATTGCTGCATTAGCTGGTTCGAGTGATAAGCCCGAATATCGCTATTTTGATGTTAATGTCGTAGGTCATGAAGCCGAAAGACTCATCAAAAAATGCGAAAATGCGGTTAATGCAAAGAAAAAAGTTCTCATTTCTTTTGTTATTGCTGATTTATGGACTGATATATTTACTTATTCAACTGATAGTAAATTCCATAAAAAAGGTGATACTGGTGTGAGTCTCAAAGGCCGTTTAATTCGCATTAAGATGATTAAAATCGATGGTGAATTAAAATACCAAGAACAACCAAAACAAAATAAACAAGAAACTTTCGATGCAGAATAA
- a CDS encoding TIGR03759 family integrating conjugative element protein, whose protein sequence is MCNSKTLLLCVGLLSSSGVSFASVSTTVNQQSLTQQNLNTGTTTQQKSIQQAAEWGLTTEEWNRYTALMAGERGMWSPNLDPLTALGIEAKTEAEKIKYARMLAERFRARVLKEIEFDKIYRQEYEKMYPEETAFAVEPHISQSVGRVIYFTRLDNCASCKADLSKILNHVNTQTPIDMFIVGDNVSDDAIRKWAKDNHIDASKVQRKLITLNHDNGYWFKYSFGKMPAAYQVKGDGQWQALTY, encoded by the coding sequence ATGTGTAATTCAAAGACTCTTTTACTATGTGTAGGGTTATTAAGTAGTTCCGGAGTGAGTTTTGCAAGTGTTTCTACAACCGTGAATCAGCAATCATTAACACAGCAAAACTTAAATACCGGTACGACTACGCAACAGAAATCCATCCAACAAGCGGCTGAATGGGGCTTAACTACAGAAGAATGGAATCGTTATACGGCATTGATGGCCGGCGAACGAGGAATGTGGTCGCCTAATTTAGATCCATTAACCGCTTTAGGTATCGAAGCAAAAACAGAAGCTGAAAAGATTAAATATGCTCGCATGCTTGCGGAACGTTTCCGTGCCAGAGTATTAAAAGAGATTGAATTCGACAAAATTTATCGGCAGGAATATGAAAAAATGTACCCTGAAGAAACGGCGTTTGCAGTCGAACCTCATATATCCCAATCTGTCGGAAGAGTTATTTACTTTACACGTTTAGATAATTGTGCATCTTGTAAAGCTGACCTCAGCAAGATCTTAAATCATGTCAATACCCAAACACCTATAGACATGTTTATTGTCGGCGATAATGTTTCTGATGACGCAATTCGCAAATGGGCAAAAGATAATCATATTGATGCCAGCAAGGTACAACGTAAATTGATTACGCTCAACCACGATAACGGCTATTGGTTTAAATATTCGTTTGGCAAAATGCCCGCTGCTTATCAAGTGAAAGGAGACGGACAATGGCAAGCTCTCACTTATTAG
- a CDS encoding DUF411 domain-containing protein: MKLHKFTRSLLLLSLGITAFAQAQTLSMEVWKSPTCGCCNEWISYMQKNGFEVKVNETGNYDAHKRFNIKYEHASCHTAVIDGYVIEGHVPAEDIKRLLAEKPDAIGLSAPGMPIGSPGMDGEAYGGRKDPYDVVLIKKNGESEVFKSYNQ, translated from the coding sequence ATGAAATTACATAAATTCACCCGCTCATTGTTGCTTTTAAGTTTAGGCATAACCGCTTTTGCTCAAGCACAAACACTTTCTATGGAAGTGTGGAAAAGCCCGACTTGTGGCTGTTGTAATGAATGGATCAGCTATATGCAGAAAAACGGTTTTGAGGTTAAAGTCAACGAAACAGGCAATTATGATGCTCATAAGCGCTTTAACATTAAATATGAACATGCTTCTTGCCACACAGCCGTGATTGATGGCTATGTGATTGAAGGACATGTACCTGCTGAGGATATCAAACGTTTACTCGCAGAAAAACCCGATGCAATAGGCTTGTCTGCACCGGGAATGCCAATTGGTTCACCAGGTATGGACGGTGAAGCATACGGCGGACGCAAAGATCCTTATGATGTTGTTTTGATTAAGAAAAACGGTGAAAGTGAAGTGTTTAAATCCTATAACCAATAG
- a CDS encoding DUF3560 domain-containing protein → MTINTYAKFAPTVFVAKCAESHEKGEIITLTSKYGNETEVEIHNLVKQQDGYYFYSFTRCDGMNSQVRATQKAERYQSYANNAMKRSQQYCEAANEGRDFLTLGEPIKIGHHSEKRHKALIERNARRMDKSVEEMHKVESYEGKIAYWELMADKIDLSMPESLEFFEFKLAQAKEKHQELKTNPDKRTHSYSLTYAKKAVNELEKKVKLAKLLWS, encoded by the coding sequence ATGACAATTAACACTTATGCAAAATTTGCACCTACTGTTTTTGTTGCTAAATGTGCCGAATCTCACGAAAAAGGTGAAATCATTACATTAACAAGTAAATACGGAAACGAAACAGAGGTAGAGATACATAATCTTGTCAAACAACAAGACGGATATTATTTTTACTCCTTTACTCGTTGTGATGGGATGAATAGCCAAGTGCGAGCGACTCAGAAAGCAGAACGCTATCAAAGCTATGCAAATAATGCAATGAAACGTAGCCAACAATATTGTGAAGCAGCTAATGAGGGACGTGATTTTTTGACTCTAGGTGAACCGATTAAAATTGGCCACCATAGTGAAAAACGCCATAAAGCTTTAATTGAACGTAATGCCCGCCGGATGGATAAATCTGTTGAGGAAATGCATAAGGTAGAAAGTTACGAAGGTAAAATTGCTTATTGGGAATTAATGGCAGATAAAATTGATTTATCTATGCCTGAAAGTCTTGAATTCTTTGAATTTAAATTGGCACAAGCTAAAGAAAAACATCAAGAATTAAAGACTAATCCTGATAAACGAACTCATAGCTATTCATTAACTTATGCCAAAAAAGCGGTTAATGAACTTGAGAAAAAAGTGAAATTAGCTAAATTACTTTGGTCATAA
- a CDS encoding aldo/keto reductase, with translation MSKIIKIGKVANNSDAIDAISTQPRHSVIVGTIKRLQTDRIDLLYQHRVDPNVPIEEVAGAIQDLMKQGKVLNWGLSEAGEKTIRKAHAIQPLTAVQSEYSLFFRGREKDVILVCEELGIGFVPWSPLAMGALAGYVDENSRFEADPSKDLRGIIPRFTPEAMQQNVKLIQLVQKWAKRKLCTPAQLSLAWLMAQKAFIAPIPGTSKARHLLDNLGADDVKFTEEELAQFRQELEAIEIVGLRLPEAILNFSEAK, from the coding sequence ATGAGTAAAATAATAAAAATAGGAAAGGTAGCTAATAATAGTGATGCAATTGATGCGATATCTACCCAACCACGCCATTCAGTAATAGTCGGTACGATAAAACGCTTACAAACCGACCGTATTGACTTACTCTATCAACACCGTGTTGATCCCAATGTGCCGATTGAAGAGGTGGCTGGCGCTATTCAAGATTTAATGAAACAAGGCAAAGTTTTGAATTGGGGCTTGTCGGAAGCAGGCGAGAAAACCATTCGCAAGGCACACGCTATTCAGCCTTTAACCGCCGTACAAAGCGAATACTCGTTGTTTTTCCGTGGTCGTGAAAAAGATGTCATTCTCGTTTGTGAAGAATTAGGGATTGGGTTTGTGCCTTGGTCGCCGCTGGCAATGGGAGCATTGGCTGGTTATGTGGACGAGAACAGCCGTTTTGAGGCTGATCCAAGCAAAGATTTGCGTGGTATTATCCCACGCTTTACACCCGAAGCGATGCAACAAAATGTGAAGTTAATCCAGCTTGTGCAAAAATGGGCAAAACGCAAACTTTGTACGCCTGCACAGCTTTCTTTGGCCTGGCTAATGGCACAGAAAGCGTTTATCGCGCCAATTCCTGGGACGAGCAAAGCCCGTCATTTGTTGGATAATTTAGGCGCAGACGATGTGAAATTTACCGAAGAAGAATTGGCGCAATTCCGCCAAGAATTAGAAGCCATTGAAATTGTCGGCTTGCGTTTGCCTGAAGCAATTTTGAATTTTTCAGAAGCGAAATAG
- a CDS encoding plasmid fertility inhibition factor family protein has protein sequence MELMKFPHHAIFIEQPEYTLQNHLLFELSTKDNCKVYMQHPIYHSSSDEVKKIVFVQDTKFLAMWKNAPYLQDIHLSSGSEREWRNDNKFHHAERAFRIGRTNPVPLADVSCTEYIKSTPIYEKSFLWFKKLVGYSEEQVTWCSFINGITRTIWLLANGVKQFPVYVYNEKNAILLAKHAGISPSSFYDLTELNLELENLLQEKNLYKPLFWQD, from the coding sequence ATGGAATTAATGAAATTTCCACACCATGCTATTTTTATTGAACAGCCTGAATATACATTACAAAACCATTTACTTTTTGAATTATCAACTAAGGATAATTGCAAAGTATATATGCAACATCCTATTTATCATTCATCTAGCGATGAAGTTAAAAAAATAGTATTTGTTCAAGATACAAAGTTTTTAGCTATGTGGAAAAATGCACCATACCTACAGGATATTCATCTTAGTTCAGGAAGTGAACGAGAATGGAGAAACGATAACAAATTTCACCATGCAGAAAGAGCATTTCGAATTGGACGAACAAATCCCGTCCCATTAGCAGACGTAAGTTGTACGGAATATATCAAGAGTACTCCAATTTACGAAAAATCTTTTTTATGGTTTAAAAAATTAGTAGGGTATTCAGAGGAACAAGTTACATGGTGCTCATTTATTAACGGTATTACAAGAACAATATGGTTGCTTGCTAATGGAGTAAAACAATTTCCAGTATATGTTTATAACGAAAAAAATGCGATCTTATTAGCTAAACATGCCGGTATTTCACCTTCATCTTTTTATGATTTGACTGAATTAAATTTAGAACTAGAGAATTTACTCCAAGAGAAAAATCTTTATAAACCTCTATTTTGGCAAGATTAA
- a CDS encoding TIGR03747 family integrating conjugative element membrane protein, whose translation MSEKSPPKPRNKGIFSRICSRINMMIATLVLSLLLSILLEWVGITFWWPEQGHLHSQNMMLTEMQWLSDDFTQSIFTHSSADLATNIIGNMHHWVFVETGIQGWLANPGSNQWEQLIYHYGRAYIESLIYVFIIFLIRLIIIVFTSPLFLFAGAAGLTEGLMMRDIRKFGAGRESAFIYHHARRYVMPLMITSWVVYLSLPFSIHPNIILVPSALLFGLVICITCATFKKFL comes from the coding sequence ATGAGTGAGAAATCTCCACCTAAACCACGAAATAAAGGCATATTTAGTCGAATATGCTCACGCATCAACATGATGATTGCAACATTAGTACTTTCACTTTTGTTAAGTATCTTATTAGAATGGGTTGGTATTACTTTTTGGTGGCCAGAACAAGGACATTTACATAGCCAAAATATGATGCTGACTGAAATGCAATGGTTATCTGATGATTTCACCCAGAGTATTTTCACGCATTCATCTGCTGATTTAGCGACAAATATTATCGGAAATATGCATCATTGGGTATTTGTAGAGACCGGAATCCAAGGTTGGTTAGCAAATCCTGGTTCAAATCAATGGGAACAATTGATTTATCATTATGGTAGAGCTTATATAGAATCACTTATCTACGTTTTTATCATATTCTTGATCCGATTAATTATCATTGTTTTTACAAGCCCATTATTTCTTTTTGCCGGTGCAGCCGGACTCACAGAAGGATTAATGATGCGAGATATACGTAAATTTGGTGCTGGTCGAGAATCGGCATTCATTTATCACCATGCTCGTCGATATGTGATGCCGTTAATGATTACTTCATGGGTAGTATATTTATCATTACCATTTTCGATTCATCCTAATATTATTTTAGTACCTTCCGCACTGTTATTTGGTCTGGTCATCTGTATTACCTGCGCAACATTTAAGAAGTTTTTATAA
- the traD gene encoding type IV conjugative transfer system coupling protein TraD, with amino-acid sequence MTTKHTLEALLRPPVEFFPATVHACCALVSATAPWSLALHPSIGYGIAAGFGALSAYRAKQGWRIVKYHQNLKRLPYYAMTSRQIPVSSKFLFVGKGFEWEPIHTQRLHDCFSSNGSKYRKPSKLFQQVREYEKRHENWLTGITSLDSPWNPFRPLPPVEGIPAIHGIELNEVDVVQAISSRVGHTAVYGTTRVGKTRFAEILVTQDIHRGKKIEEREVVVFFDPKGDADMLKRMYAEAKRAGRENEFYVFHLGYPEISARYNAVGRFNRISEVAGRISGQLSGAGNSAAFKEFAWRFVNIVARALVELGQRPDYVQISRYVQNIDSLFLDYAKTFFNKQDKQIWLKLSEIAANVDEKMLPFGMKDRPLIFIVNKYISENDVFDPILQGLASAVRYDRTYFDKIVASLLPLLEKLTTGKIAELLSPDYSNIQDERPIFDWESIIRKRGIVYIGLDALSDATVAAAVGNSMFADLVSMAGHLYKFGINEGLPEKLGGKVKQVKINLHCDEFNELMGDEFIPLINKGGGAGVQVTAYTQTLSDIEARIGSKAKSGQVVGNFNTLYMFRVKEPATAELLTKQLHDVTILRSTVTSATTDSSNPDDDKAFSSNTGQRISETTVPMLVPANITNLPKGQAFALMEGSKLWKIRMPLPAVDKDDDMPHSLKELTEKMKKNYHVIDNWWEPAFTEYTPSKAIAEAFETMAGENRINHPDHANYDFDIDVPNDNDIEEEELQDDDE; translated from the coding sequence ATGACAACGAAGCATACTTTAGAGGCATTATTACGCCCTCCGGTTGAGTTTTTCCCAGCGACTGTTCATGCTTGTTGTGCATTGGTTAGTGCCACTGCGCCTTGGTCATTAGCCCTTCATCCTAGCATTGGTTATGGTATTGCAGCAGGTTTTGGAGCATTAAGTGCTTATAGAGCCAAACAAGGCTGGCGCATCGTCAAATATCATCAAAATTTGAAACGACTACCATATTATGCAATGACTAGTCGTCAAATACCTGTAAGTTCTAAATTTTTATTTGTCGGCAAGGGGTTTGAATGGGAGCCTATTCACACGCAGCGTTTACATGACTGTTTCTCATCAAATGGTTCCAAATACCGTAAACCGTCCAAATTATTCCAACAAGTACGTGAATATGAAAAACGCCATGAAAATTGGCTTACTGGAATTACCTCTTTAGATTCACCTTGGAACCCTTTTAGACCGCTTCCCCCAGTAGAGGGTATTCCAGCTATTCATGGGATTGAGCTAAATGAAGTAGATGTTGTTCAAGCTATCAGTTCTCGTGTAGGACATACGGCTGTATATGGTACAACCCGTGTAGGAAAAACACGGTTTGCTGAAATTTTAGTAACACAAGATATTCATCGAGGAAAAAAAATAGAAGAACGTGAAGTTGTTGTATTTTTTGATCCTAAAGGTGACGCAGATATGCTGAAACGCATGTATGCAGAAGCTAAACGTGCAGGTCGAGAAAATGAATTTTATGTTTTTCACCTTGGCTATCCTGAGATTTCTGCTCGTTATAATGCGGTTGGACGTTTTAACCGAATTTCTGAGGTTGCGGGGCGTATTTCAGGACAACTTAGTGGGGCTGGCAACTCTGCCGCATTCAAAGAGTTTGCGTGGCGATTTGTCAATATTGTTGCACGAGCTTTAGTGGAATTAGGGCAACGTCCAGACTACGTACAAATTTCTCGCTATGTGCAAAATATTGACTCATTATTCCTTGACTACGCTAAAACTTTCTTCAATAAACAAGATAAGCAAATTTGGCTGAAGTTATCAGAAATTGCTGCGAACGTTGATGAAAAAATGCTACCGTTTGGAATGAAAGATCGCCCTTTAATCTTTATCGTAAATAAATATATTAGTGAGAATGATGTTTTCGACCCAATTCTCCAAGGCTTAGCAAGTGCGGTACGTTATGATCGCACATACTTTGATAAAATTGTTGCCTCATTATTACCATTACTAGAGAAATTAACGACCGGGAAAATTGCTGAATTGTTATCTCCCGACTATTCAAATATCCAAGATGAACGTCCTATTTTTGACTGGGAATCAATTATTCGTAAACGTGGTATTGTTTATATTGGATTGGATGCTCTTTCTGATGCAACTGTTGCGGCAGCTGTAGGAAATAGTATGTTTGCCGATCTCGTTTCTATGGCTGGTCATTTATATAAATTTGGCATTAATGAGGGACTCCCCGAAAAATTAGGGGGGAAAGTAAAACAAGTAAAAATCAATCTACATTGTGATGAATTTAATGAATTGATGGGAGATGAGTTTATTCCCCTTATCAATAAAGGCGGCGGTGCTGGAGTTCAAGTAACAGCGTATACACAGACGCTCTCAGATATTGAAGCTAGAATTGGAAGTAAAGCTAAATCAGGACAAGTTGTGGGTAACTTTAATACCCTATACATGTTCCGTGTGAAAGAACCGGCAACCGCCGAGTTACTCACAAAACAGCTCCATGATGTGACTATTCTACGCAGTACTGTTACGTCAGCAACGACGGATTCAAGCAATCCCGATGATGATAAAGCCTTCAGTTCTAATACAGGACAACGTATTTCTGAAACCACTGTACCAATGCTTGTGCCTGCAAATATCACTAATTTACCCAAAGGGCAAGCCTTTGCTTTAATGGAAGGCAGCAAGTTATGGAAAATTCGTATGCCATTACCTGCAGTGGATAAGGATGATGACATGCCTCATTCATTGAAGGAATTAACAGAGAAAATGAAGAAAAATTATCATGTAATTGATAATTGGTGGGAACCAGCATTTACGGAATATACGCCTTCAAAAGCAATCGCTGAAGCCTTTGAAACTATGGCTGGTGAAAATAGAATCAATCACCCAGATCATGCTAATTATGATTTTGATATAGATGTACCAAATGACAATGACATTGAAGAAGAGGAACTCCAAGATGACGATGAATAA